A region of Cucumis melo cultivar AY chromosome 2, USDA_Cmelo_AY_1.0, whole genome shotgun sequence DNA encodes the following proteins:
- the LOC103492415 gene encoding probable serine/threonine-protein kinase PBL16 isoform X2 has translation MGNCWYRWEPTVNRVSSNAKSESPKVESTSPYTRNNEHNLPSNPKEVEDLRRDSATNPLIAFTFDELKLITGNFRQDRVLGGGGFGSVYKGFITEDLREGIVPLPVAVKVHDGFNSYQGHREWLAEVIFLGQLSHPNLVKLIGYCCEDEHRVLIYEYMPRGSVENNLFSSKQPRVLLPLPWSIRMKIAFGAAKGLAFLHEAEKPVIYRDFKTSNILLDSDYNPKLSDFGLAKDGPVGDKSHVSTRIMGTYGYAAPEYILTGHLTPRSDVYSFGVVLLELLTGRKSLDKLRPAREQNLTDWALPLLKEKKKLMTIVDPRLGGEYPVKGFHKAAMLAYHCLNKNPKARPLMRDIVDSLEPLQETIDDAVAASETTSSPVVANNENRRKENEGLKLN, from the exons ATGGGGAACTGCTGGTATCGATGGGAACCTACGGTTAATAGGGTCTCATCTAATGCAAAATCAG AATCTCCAAAAGTTGAGAGTACATCGCCTTATACAAGAAACAATGAACACAATTTGCCCTCTAACCCCAAAGAAGTAGAAGACTTGCGTCGTGACTCGGCCACTAATCCCTTGATTGCATTTACGTTCGACGAGCTGAAGTTAATCACTGGAAATTTTAGACAGGACCGTGTGTTGGGTGGAGGAGGGTTCGGAAGTGTTTATAAAGGATTCATTACTGAGGATTTGAGAGAAGGAATCGTTCCTCTTCCAGTAGCTGTTAAGGTTCATGATGGATTTAATAGTTATCAAGGCCACAGGGAATGGCTG GCAGAAGTCATATTTTTGGGGCAGCTTTCTCATCCAAATTTGGTAAAGTTGATTGGATACTGTTGCGAAGACGAGCATCGTGTTCTCATATATGAGTACATGCCTAGGGGGAGTGTGGAAAACAATTTGTTTTCAAGTAAGCAGCCAA GAGTGTTGCTTCCTCTGCCTTGGTCCATTAGAATGAAAATTGCCTTTGGTGCTGCGAAAGGACTAGCATTTCTCCACGAAGCAGAAAAGCCCGTGATCTATCGTGATTTTAAGACATCGAATATTCTGCTCGATTCG GACTATAATCCAAAACTTTCGGACTTTGGTCTCGCAAAAGATGGACCAGTAGGTGACAAATCTCACGTCTCTACTCGTATAATGGGAACTTACGGATATGCTGCACCAGAATACATATTGACAG GACATTTGACCCCACGGAGCGACGTGTATAGCTTTGGAGTTGTTCTTCTCGAACTACTAACAGGGAGAAAGTCGCTGGACAAACTTCGACCAGCTCGAGAGCAAAACCTTACCGATTGGGCTCTTCCTCTcctaaaagagaagaaaaagctAATGACCATTGTCGATCCTAGACTAGGAGGAGAATATCCTGTCAAAGGATTTCACAAGGCAGCAATGCTCGCTTATCATTGCTTGAACAAGAACCCAAAAGCGAGGCCGCTGATGAGAGACATCGTCGACTCATTGGAGCCGTTACAAGAAACAATCGATGATGCAGTAGCGGCATCTGAAACAACTTCCTCACCTGTTGTTGCTAATAACGAGAATAGGAGAAAGGAAAATGAAGGCTTGAAATTGAACTAA
- the LOC103492415 gene encoding probable serine/threonine-protein kinase PBL16 isoform X3 → MGNCWYRWEPTVNRVSSNAKSESPKVESTSPYTRNNEHNLPSNPKEVEDLRRDSATNPLIAFTFDELKLITGNFRQDRVLGGGGFGSVYKGFITEDLREGIVPLPVAVKVHDGFNSYQGHREWLAEVIFLGQLSHPNLVKLIGYCCEDEHRVLIYEYMPRGSVENNLFSRVLLPLPWSIRMKIAFGAAKGLAFLHEAEKPVIYRDFKTSNILLDSDYNPKLSDFGLAKDGPVGDKSHVSTRIMGTYGYAAPEYILTGHLTPRSDVYSFGVVLLELLTGRKSLDKLRPAREQNLTDWALPLLKEKKKLMTIVDPRLGGEYPVKGFHKAAMLAYHCLNKNPKARPLMRDIVDSLEPLQETIDDAVAASETTSSPVVANNENRRKENEGLKLN, encoded by the exons ATGGGGAACTGCTGGTATCGATGGGAACCTACGGTTAATAGGGTCTCATCTAATGCAAAATCAG AATCTCCAAAAGTTGAGAGTACATCGCCTTATACAAGAAACAATGAACACAATTTGCCCTCTAACCCCAAAGAAGTAGAAGACTTGCGTCGTGACTCGGCCACTAATCCCTTGATTGCATTTACGTTCGACGAGCTGAAGTTAATCACTGGAAATTTTAGACAGGACCGTGTGTTGGGTGGAGGAGGGTTCGGAAGTGTTTATAAAGGATTCATTACTGAGGATTTGAGAGAAGGAATCGTTCCTCTTCCAGTAGCTGTTAAGGTTCATGATGGATTTAATAGTTATCAAGGCCACAGGGAATGGCTG GCAGAAGTCATATTTTTGGGGCAGCTTTCTCATCCAAATTTGGTAAAGTTGATTGGATACTGTTGCGAAGACGAGCATCGTGTTCTCATATATGAGTACATGCCTAGGGGGAGTGTGGAAAACAATTTGTTTTCAA GAGTGTTGCTTCCTCTGCCTTGGTCCATTAGAATGAAAATTGCCTTTGGTGCTGCGAAAGGACTAGCATTTCTCCACGAAGCAGAAAAGCCCGTGATCTATCGTGATTTTAAGACATCGAATATTCTGCTCGATTCG GACTATAATCCAAAACTTTCGGACTTTGGTCTCGCAAAAGATGGACCAGTAGGTGACAAATCTCACGTCTCTACTCGTATAATGGGAACTTACGGATATGCTGCACCAGAATACATATTGACAG GACATTTGACCCCACGGAGCGACGTGTATAGCTTTGGAGTTGTTCTTCTCGAACTACTAACAGGGAGAAAGTCGCTGGACAAACTTCGACCAGCTCGAGAGCAAAACCTTACCGATTGGGCTCTTCCTCTcctaaaagagaagaaaaagctAATGACCATTGTCGATCCTAGACTAGGAGGAGAATATCCTGTCAAAGGATTTCACAAGGCAGCAATGCTCGCTTATCATTGCTTGAACAAGAACCCAAAAGCGAGGCCGCTGATGAGAGACATCGTCGACTCATTGGAGCCGTTACAAGAAACAATCGATGATGCAGTAGCGGCATCTGAAACAACTTCCTCACCTGTTGTTGCTAATAACGAGAATAGGAGAAAGGAAAATGAAGGCTTGAAATTGAACTAA
- the LOC103492415 gene encoding probable serine/threonine-protein kinase PBL16 isoform X1 yields the protein MGNCWYRWEPTVNRVSSNAKSESPKVESTSPYTRNNEHNLPSNPKEVEDLRRDSATNPLIAFTFDELKLITGNFRQDRVLGGGGFGSVYKGFITEDLREGIVPLPVAVKVHDGFNSYQGHREWLAEVIFLGQLSHPNLVKLIGYCCEDEHRVLIYEYMPRGSVENNLFSTLHAAGVLLPLPWSIRMKIAFGAAKGLAFLHEAEKPVIYRDFKTSNILLDSDYNPKLSDFGLAKDGPVGDKSHVSTRIMGTYGYAAPEYILTGHLTPRSDVYSFGVVLLELLTGRKSLDKLRPAREQNLTDWALPLLKEKKKLMTIVDPRLGGEYPVKGFHKAAMLAYHCLNKNPKARPLMRDIVDSLEPLQETIDDAVAASETTSSPVVANNENRRKENEGLKLN from the exons ATGGGGAACTGCTGGTATCGATGGGAACCTACGGTTAATAGGGTCTCATCTAATGCAAAATCAG AATCTCCAAAAGTTGAGAGTACATCGCCTTATACAAGAAACAATGAACACAATTTGCCCTCTAACCCCAAAGAAGTAGAAGACTTGCGTCGTGACTCGGCCACTAATCCCTTGATTGCATTTACGTTCGACGAGCTGAAGTTAATCACTGGAAATTTTAGACAGGACCGTGTGTTGGGTGGAGGAGGGTTCGGAAGTGTTTATAAAGGATTCATTACTGAGGATTTGAGAGAAGGAATCGTTCCTCTTCCAGTAGCTGTTAAGGTTCATGATGGATTTAATAGTTATCAAGGCCACAGGGAATGGCTG GCAGAAGTCATATTTTTGGGGCAGCTTTCTCATCCAAATTTGGTAAAGTTGATTGGATACTGTTGCGAAGACGAGCATCGTGTTCTCATATATGAGTACATGCCTAGGGGGAGTGTGGAAAACAATTTGTTTTCAA CTTTGCATGCTGCAGGAGTGTTGCTTCCTCTGCCTTGGTCCATTAGAATGAAAATTGCCTTTGGTGCTGCGAAAGGACTAGCATTTCTCCACGAAGCAGAAAAGCCCGTGATCTATCGTGATTTTAAGACATCGAATATTCTGCTCGATTCG GACTATAATCCAAAACTTTCGGACTTTGGTCTCGCAAAAGATGGACCAGTAGGTGACAAATCTCACGTCTCTACTCGTATAATGGGAACTTACGGATATGCTGCACCAGAATACATATTGACAG GACATTTGACCCCACGGAGCGACGTGTATAGCTTTGGAGTTGTTCTTCTCGAACTACTAACAGGGAGAAAGTCGCTGGACAAACTTCGACCAGCTCGAGAGCAAAACCTTACCGATTGGGCTCTTCCTCTcctaaaagagaagaaaaagctAATGACCATTGTCGATCCTAGACTAGGAGGAGAATATCCTGTCAAAGGATTTCACAAGGCAGCAATGCTCGCTTATCATTGCTTGAACAAGAACCCAAAAGCGAGGCCGCTGATGAGAGACATCGTCGACTCATTGGAGCCGTTACAAGAAACAATCGATGATGCAGTAGCGGCATCTGAAACAACTTCCTCACCTGTTGTTGCTAATAACGAGAATAGGAGAAAGGAAAATGAAGGCTTGAAATTGAACTAA